One genomic window of Cinclus cinclus chromosome 6, bCinCin1.1, whole genome shotgun sequence includes the following:
- the PTPMT1 gene encoding phosphatidylglycerophosphatase and protein-tyrosine phosphatase 1: MGVVEALGAGAARLLFYPSLLYTVARAQLPGSRRPWFHRIDEVVLLGALPLRGRIRRLVAEENVRGVVTLTEDYETRFLCFSPQEWEAMGVEQLRLSTVDLTGVPTLENLQKGVEFILRHRACGNSVYVHCKAGRSRSATMVAAYLIQLHHWRPQEAIEAIAKIRPHILIRHKQVQVLEKFHRNMITERTA; the protein is encoded by the exons ATGGGGGTGGTGGAGGCGCTGGGCGCTGGCGCGGCGCGGCTGCTCTTCTACCCGTCGCTGCTGTACACGGTGGCGCGGGCGCAGCTGCCCGGGTCCCGCCGGCCCTGGTTTCACCGCATCGACGAGGTCGTGCTGCTCGGCGCTCTGCCGCTGCGGGGGCGCATCCGCAGG CTGGTGGCGGAGGAGAACGTGCGCGGCGTGGTCACCCTCACCGAGGACTACGAGACCCGGTTCCTCTGTTTTTCCCCCCAG GAATGGGAGGCAATGGGAGTGGAACAACTGCGCCTCAGCACTGTGGATCTAACTGGAGTCCCCACCTTGGAAAACCTGCAAAAGGGCGTGGAGTTCATCCTGAGACACCGAGCCTGCGGTAACAGTGTCTATGTGCACTGCAAGGCAGGGCGCTCCCGCagtgccaccatggtggcagCATACTTAATTCAG CTGCATCACTGGCGCCCTCAGGAAGCAATAGAGGCCATTGCCAAGATTCGTCCCCACATCCTCATTCGACACAAGCAAGTCCAGGTTCTGGAGAAATTTCACAGGAACATGATCACTGAGAGAACTGCATAA